The genomic stretch ACGACCACCATTCCGTCCCTCAGGATTGCCGGTTCAAGCTCCTGCTTGCCCTTTGCATCGGCACCAACGGCGTTTATGTGCGTGCCCGGAGCAACCCAGGCTCGCATCACCACCGGTGTTCGGGAAGGAGTCAGTGTACAGACAATGTCCGAAGCCGCTGCCTGCTCCGCCGAACACGCTCTGACAGTGAAGTCGGGGAGAGCATCGATGAGCGTGTCTACGGCGGCCTGCGAACGGTCAAAAACATTTATCTGCCGGATGTCAAAGACCTCAGCCTGGGCCAGTATCTGGTAGCGGGCCTGTTTACCGGCACCGATGATGCCCAGCGTACGGGAATCCCGTCGTGCCAGAAACTTCGAGGCGATGGCGGCGGCGGCAGCCGTCCGGTAGGCGGTTATCTCCGTGGCATCCATCACTGCCAAGGGATATGCAGTCTCCGGGTCGCTGAGAATGAAGATACCGATAACGGTTGGCAGACCCCGAGCCGGATTCTGAGTATGGACATTAACCCACTTGACACCCGCTGCGCCAGGGAGTGCTGCCGGCATCGCCCGGAAATCACCCTTTTCCACGACCAGGTAAGACTTCGGCGGCATGCTGGCCTTACCTTCCACCCAGGCGATAAAAGCTCCTTCGACCGCCCTTATGACCTCAGACATGTTCAACAGGTCGCTTACGGCTTTCCTGTCCAGTAAAAGTGTCGGCATTTACTACTCCAATTCCACCCGGATTCCGAAACTCCTTGTCTATCTAAAACTTACACCGCAGCGTATCCCACGTCAACCGGAGAGAATCGGGAAATGTGGTTTCGGACCCTGGATGGTATCACACTGCGGGCACAGAGGATGACCATCTAATACGTGCGGAAGGAGGACCGAAGCAATATCCGGCGACGCTATACCGAGCCTATCCCCAGGCAGAGCCACGTAATCAGTATACCGAGAGCCGAACCGACGATGACCTGAAACGGTGTATGGCCGATGAGTTCCCGCAGGTCGCGTTCTACCTCGCCACGGGGACGCCTCAGCCGGAGTTCCCGGACGATACGATTGAGGATAGACGCCTGCTGGCTCACCGCCCAGCGTACCCCGGCAGCATCATACATCACCACCATGGCCAGGATGACACTGACGGCAAACGCGGCGGAATCAGGCCCGGCGGTCAGCACCACTGCTGTGGCCAGAGCACTGACCATCGCTGAATGGGAACTGGGCATGCCACCGCTGGTAATAAAGAAGCTCAGGTCGAAACGTCTTTCCTTCAGTAGCTCTATAAACCCCTTGAGCAACTGCACCGCTACCCACGCACAGAGCGGTACTACCAGTACTTTATTGGTTAATATCTCGTTGAGCAATTCTCTCCGCTCACCTGCACTCCCCGACAAACCGATGCCGCTATACTCTGCACCACTCCTGAATATACTATACTATACCGGTCATACTCGGTGATACCCGACCCACCACCTGGTATCGCATCCTCGACTTCGGTGCTCTCGTTCAGACA from Dehalococcoidales bacterium encodes the following:
- a CDS encoding ornithine cyclodeaminase family protein (catalyzes the interconversion of alanine and pyruvate); protein product: MPTLLLDRKAVSDLLNMSEVIRAVEGAFIAWVEGKASMPPKSYLVVEKGDFRAMPAALPGAAGVKWVNVHTQNPARGLPTVIGIFILSDPETAYPLAVMDATEITAYRTAAAAAIASKFLARRDSRTLGIIGAGKQARYQILAQAEVFDIRQINVFDRSQAAVDTLIDALPDFTVRACSAEQAAASDIVCTLTPSRTPVVMRAWVAPGTHINAVGADAKGKQELEPAILRDGMVVV
- a CDS encoding divergent PAP2 family protein gives rise to the protein MLNEILTNKVLVVPLCAWVAVQLLKGFIELLKERRFDLSFFITSGGMPSSHSAMVSALATAVVLTAGPDSAAFAVSVILAMVVMYDAAGVRWAVSQQASILNRIVRELRLRRPRGEVERDLRELIGHTPFQVIVGSALGILITWLCLGIGSV